The following coding sequences lie in one Pseudomonas svalbardensis genomic window:
- a CDS encoding NnrS family protein: protein MQVLDRRKAMAIAPLLRLAFRPFFLAGCLLAVLAIPLWLAAFSGALSAWQPAGGWLGWHRHELLFGFGLAIIAGFLLTAVQTWTGRPGLSGRPLAALALLWLLARVAWLVNAPWPVLAVLELAFPLAVAALMGFTLWKVRQKRNYPIAVVLLLLAAADGLSLYGLVEGHEGWQRQGVLTGLWLVAAMMGLIGGRVIPFFIQRGLGKVEGVTPCPWLDWLLLIGSPLVALLYAAGPALDPNLWVGLLFAVLAAGHLVRLVRWHDRALWRVPLLWSLYLAYAWLAVACLGMALWHFGVPINPSLAVHCLTIGAMGGLVLAMIARVSLGHTGRALEPPSGMTLAFILLNLACLSRVVLILFFPLPALWLAGVCWALAFALYAWRYGPMLLRARVDGHPG, encoded by the coding sequence ATGCAAGTGCTTGACCGCCGTAAAGCGATGGCCATCGCGCCGCTGTTACGTTTGGCCTTTCGGCCGTTTTTCCTCGCCGGCTGCCTGTTGGCGGTGCTGGCCATTCCGCTCTGGCTCGCTGCCTTCAGTGGTGCGCTTTCCGCCTGGCAGCCGGCGGGTGGCTGGCTGGGCTGGCATCGACACGAATTGCTGTTCGGGTTCGGCTTGGCGATCATCGCGGGTTTTCTGCTGACGGCCGTGCAAACCTGGACCGGTCGCCCCGGCCTCAGCGGGCGACCACTGGCCGCGCTGGCGTTGCTGTGGTTGTTGGCGCGCGTGGCCTGGCTGGTCAATGCGCCGTGGCCGGTGCTCGCGGTGCTGGAATTGGCGTTCCCGCTGGCGGTGGCCGCGCTCATGGGGTTCACCTTGTGGAAGGTGCGGCAGAAACGTAACTACCCGATTGCGGTGGTGCTGCTGTTGTTAGCGGCGGCCGACGGGTTGTCCCTGTACGGCCTGGTCGAAGGTCATGAAGGCTGGCAGCGTCAAGGCGTGCTGACCGGCCTCTGGCTGGTGGCGGCGATGATGGGCTTGATCGGCGGGCGCGTCATTCCGTTCTTTATCCAGCGCGGTCTCGGCAAGGTCGAAGGCGTTACCCCTTGTCCGTGGCTCGATTGGCTGCTGCTGATTGGCTCACCGCTGGTGGCGTTGTTGTATGCCGCCGGACCTGCGCTTGACCCCAATCTTTGGGTGGGTCTGTTGTTCGCCGTGTTGGCCGCCGGGCATCTGGTACGCCTGGTCCGCTGGCATGATCGCGCCCTCTGGCGCGTGCCATTGCTGTGGTCGCTGTACCTGGCTTATGCCTGGTTGGCGGTGGCGTGTCTCGGAATGGCGCTGTGGCATTTCGGTGTGCCGATTAACCCGAGTCTGGCGGTGCATTGCCTGACGATCGGCGCGATGGGCGGCCTGGTGTTGGCGATGATCGCGCGGGTCAGCCTGGGGCATACCGGCCGCGCGCTGGAGCCGCCATCGGGCATGACCCTGGCGTTCATTTTGCTCAACCTGGCGTGTCTGAGCCGGGTCGTGTTGATCCTGTTCTTTCCCCTGCCTGCGTTGTGGCTGGCCGGTGTGTGTTGGGCGCTGGCGTTTGCGCTGTACGCCTGGCGCTATGGGCCGATGCTGCTGCGGGCCCGGGTGGACGGTCATCCGGGCTAA